Part of the Ruania alba genome is shown below.
CCTTCCGTTGGCCATCACGTGGCACTGCATGCTGGACGGCGTTGAACCGGCACTTGCGCTCGGCGCCCGGGCCACCGGGTGGCGGTCCGCTCGGTTCGCCCCGAGTGCGGTCAGTGGGGTGGCCGCCGAACGGGTCGCCGAAGCGCTCGGACGCACGGACGTGTCCGTGATGCCGAACGGACTGGACCTGACGCCGTGGCGCGCCGTCGCGACGGGAGGTGACCGGACGCCGTCGGGAGTGTCTGCTCGCCGCGGCGGTGGCGGTCCGCTGCGGGTGGTGGCCACCCAGCGGCTCGCTCCGCGTAAACGGGCCGTGCCGTTGGTGCGGACCGTGGCGCAGGCGCACGAGCGGCTGGGCCGGGACACGGCGGGACGCCCACGGATCCTGCTCACGATCGCCGGCGGCGGACCGGCCGAGCACGCGGTGCGCGCCGAGGTGGCCGCCGGTGACCTGGATGACGTGGTGACCGTGCTGGGCCGGGTGCCGCGGCAGACGCTGCCGACGCTGTACCGCGCCCAGGACGTCTTCGTGGCGCCGGCGCTGCTCGAGGCGTTCGGGGTCGCGGCTTTGGAGGCACGTGCCGCCGGGCTTGCGGTGGTGGGGCAGGCCGGTACCGGGGTGAGCGAGTTCGTGCAGCACGAGCGGGAGGGGCTGCTCGTCGACGGTGACGAGGCTGCCACCGATGCTCTGGTGCGGCTGGCCGAGGACGGCGAGCTGCTGGCCGGGATCCGCGCACACAACGCGGCGGTTCCGCCGTCGATGTCTTGGGCCGAGGTGATCGGTCGAG
Proteins encoded:
- a CDS encoding glycosyltransferase family 4 protein yields the protein MRIVHVSDCYAPRVGGIESQVADLAAHQVSQGHAVHVLTATAAETGTTTLGRYRETITEPSGVRVHRIASPVSLGLPVHPRGQALIRRALALLEPDVVHVHAGVVSPFAHDGARAARAAGLPLAITWHCMLDGVEPALALGARATGWRSARFAPSAVSGVAAERVAEALGRTDVSVMPNGLDLTPWRAVATGGDRTPSGVSARRGGGGPLRVVATQRLAPRKRAVPLVRTVAQAHERLGRDTAGRPRILLTIAGGGPAEHAVRAEVAAGDLDDVVTVLGRVPRQTLPTLYRAQDVFVAPALLEAFGVAALEARAAGLAVVGQAGTGVSEFVQHEREGLLVDGDEAATDALVRLAEDGELLAGIRAHNAAVPPSMSWAEVIGRANRVYARAREAVGLPGSV